DNA sequence from the Salvia splendens isolate huo1 chromosome 19, SspV2, whole genome shotgun sequence genome:
CAACTCATCACCATCATCTCCATTGTTCCCGGCTACAATAGATATGCTCAAATCCGGCATCTCCGACAGCAGAGCTCCAACCCACGCCACGAAGCTCGTGAAGATGCTAGAGACGCACGCGTACAACCAAAACGACAACAAGATCATCGGATACACGTACCAGAATACAAACTGTGGCAACAACAGACAAGCCAAGAAACAAGTGGAGAAAGTGGGGGAGAAGTTGTTGATTTGGACTTTTACAAATCCCACGATGTTTGGAGAGGTTGCTGAGATGATTTCAATGGcaatgaaagtgaagaagaagaagagagaggtGAGTAGAAAGAATTTGGTCCAAGTGAGATCATTTGTCACCTTAAAGGGATCCCATTCCCATGGCATGGCCAAATGAGATTTCAATATATTCATTGCCACAAGGAGCAAAAATCTCAAATCAGATTTCCACATTATAGTGAAtttaaatttgagatatatggttcTATATATAGACTCTAGTAGTAGTAGCATCTAACGAAAATGTGGTCCATCTTTACCTTTCCCTCTCTTTGATTAAATTCTTCATCTGACAATTAATGCAATTTTTGTCTGTATTTAAGGAGTAATGTCGTTGTAGCAAAAAATTTAggacattttcataaaaaccaTTATAAATAAGTAATAACACATGGAATAGATACCACAATGTAAGATTCTCAATTTTTAAGTTCTTGGAATAAAATACGTACAATCAAATAGCAATCCATGAACAATGGGCCCATCAATTGAGGAACTGAAGGCAAGTCAGAATAAGGAAATGAATGTTTCCATTGGTGAAGACTTCAGGCTTCAGCCCTTTGTGAGTTTGCCCATGCTCATAATAAGGGCTTAAACCCctactaaattaaaattttcttttttttacttctaTAACATAGTAGAATTTCACGtgaattattatacaaatatctTTATCAGCACAAAATGACTTGAACCTTGATATATTGATTGTAATATTACCAAAAAAAGCTTTTATTACTCACTGGTTTGCGCAAGCAATTGGCGCATGATGTGTTGATCGATAAAAGCGAGTCGTTTCCaagataaatttatttgttatttattgTGTATATTTCTCATTTCTTAATTACTAAAATCCAGTTGTTGGAGTACTACTTTTGAGTTCACGTTTATAATGATTATATATCGAGTAATAAAAATCACCAACACTCAAATTTGAATGAAACAGTTGGATTTTGTTCCCCATTATCCGACAAAACACGCAAAGAGTGAACTCTTTTTAGTAGATTAATTTTGTGAGAGGATTTTGATTAggtattgaaaatgttttcgagTTTTAAATACAAAATTCTCTTCAAAAGTTGTATTTTGACTAAGATACTTAGGCATTGTTTAATGGTAGATGTCTGATAAATGTTCACTTGACGTGAACGCTGTAGGAGTAAAATCAGacattcatatatatatttattcatttccatttttcgtcatgattttaaaattttatgggTCAAATATTGAAGATTTGAATAATAATCCTTATTGGGAAGGAAACAAGACAAGGATGCATTTGTTTCCCTAGATTCATTATAAAACGACATAAGAGAAAAGTTAATAATGATATCAAGAGATTTATAGATGACTTGAGAAATGTCTTGTAAAATTCAATGGAGAAGGAGACATGATGTATGCTTTTTTTTCCCTAGCTTGATTGTAAAATGAATTCCTATATGTGTTTCATTGTtaattgagatatttttattgaCTTGAGATTTTAAAAAAGTTTTACTCTCTTATCTGTCATTAGCAGTCTCATTTATTGGCgctacgagttttaagaaatattaataaaagtgggtgaaaaaaagttagtgtaatATGGGTCtctatatattagttttaaataaaatgtgtgaGAGATGGGTTAGTGtaatgtgagaccctattaccatttatagtaaaagtgaaccgagactccgattcgcggacgaactaaaatggaaaaacgggactcctattcgcggactaAGGGAGTGTTTAGTaagttaaataataaaaataaaataaaataagataaagaaGAGAGTGTAAAgtataaataatactagtaataaagtaagtgatatcgaatgttttgttttttgtcataaataaaaaaatgactttaGTAACTTGAAATTACTAGAACTTATCTCTCTGCCTCACCAAACAAACAAGGATGTGTCTTCTCTCTTGGTTTAGTATTGCTTTCAAGAACTTTGACAAGCAATTATGGATATCTATGTATTACATCATCACATGATCTATTTGGGTATTCGAAATAAGATTACCTTTCAAGCTTTTAAGCCTAATTGGGAGTTCGAAGAGAGACGACTTTTTTGGCGCTTAGGCATGTGGGTGAAAGGATGGTGCCCGGATTTTCCATTATCCCAACACAAGCAATGGAAAATTTTAGTGACATCAGAGGATGAAAGGCTCCAAGATACCCGAACAAAAGGGCTGGTGCTGGAACCCCCTAAAAAGGGTCTCTTGAGTGATAGCATGgatgaaatttcaaattcattGTGACCACATAAGCAACAAAGAGGTTTTGAATCAGTGATTAAGATATTGTGTCCGACGGAGGTCTTTTTGTGTTGCTCTTTTCTTGCTCCTCGGCCTTGGTTTTGTTTCGCTGCAATGGGATGAGTTTTTCTTAGGTGCTCGTTTACTTTTTTGGGCTTGACTTGGTGGTGGGATCCAGTTCGTTTTTGTTTGCCTTCTCTATGCTTGTGTGTTGCTCTTTCCTCTCGGCTGGGTGTGCTGCGTGGGTGTGTGTTTTACGGAGACCTCTTTGTTTTGGTAGCGTTTTTCCTTTTGTGTTGCTTAGCTGCTGTTTTTGCTTGTCTTTGTTAGTTTGGTTAGTTGCGGGATTTTTCTGATACGCTCTTGGCTCGCCACTGATTTAGCTTGAGCATTTTagcttttaaaaaaaacaaaactttgaactatttaaaattgaatatgactcaagtaacttaaataatagtactattcaCTGCCAAAATGGATAACCAAGGTTTCTACAGTATCATCTTCTTATGGATAAAATATCTATTCAAACAGAGTGAAAATATACTCATGTGAACAtggcaaaaataaaaataaaaataaaaataaaaataaaataaggttTGTGCCTTGAAACGTGGTCATATCAAGTGCCAATGTTGTCATATTTCCCTATAAACAACATGATAGTATTAATCAATTTAAAAACATAACATTAATACAATTAAACTTTTGCTATTTTTGTTTGGTCGAATATCACATTCAAGTTGTTCCACggtatataaaatttaaaattcgaatAAAATGAGTTTATATTATTGACGTCACAACAATGACTATCCACCTTAGAACAACaaggggtacaactgtacccccaaattagaatactaagagcatccataacGCCGCAGGTCGGACCACACCTAGGTCCGGTGGAGCAGCCCGGGGCCGCGCCCCGTTGCGTCCCGACCCGGCGTTATTAGGCCTTCGGGCCGGAACCGAACCCCCCTTTTCCGATTTTTGGCTTATTTATATTCCATTTTTTCAACAATCTTCCACCAATTTCTCACTTCTATCCTctatttatttcaatattttttgtctaggacttttaatttttattttctaggacttgtaatttttattttccagGGTTTGTAATCTTATTTTCCAGGGTTTGTAATCTTTTATATTCGACTGAACAATGAATTTTTAGGAGTAAAATAGCTTgtagttgtgaatagtgcaatttaatagttgagACCTGGATGGGGACTGCAGGGTTAGAGGAGTTGTGGTCTGGCGCAGAAttttaggggaatgatgacgtggaagggacttggggcctgaatcTGGGCCGGGGTTGTGGATACTCTAATACCGTGTATTGAGGTACTTTTAATAAAAGGCTTCTTTGATAAAGTGGTTGTGCTCCCCATTTTCAAAACCTAGGTTTTGAGTCGAATCCTCTCAATTGCttaacttattttttttattttgatttctacacctttttttcttcattcttcGATTTctatacttttttttctctaattctTTTACGTTTTGATTTCTATACCTTTTTTTCTCAATTCTTTTATTCTAACAATTAAAGTTTCTATATCATTTTACTTATTTCAAATCTTTTTCTGTTTAGTTTTGTTAATAcaatttgtttacttttttcatgttttatttaattcaaacaattaaaaGTTCTATAGCCTTTTACTTCTTTAAAATACTAATTGATTTActtatttttgttagttttatTCAAACAATTGAAAGAATAGATGTATTTTATTGTTTGCTAAAACAATCGAAATAATAAGTTTATATACTTCTTGATCAAATtctcaaataataaaaaaaattacctataaactattttatcaattgtgtaGCAATTATATTCATATCTATATGAaacatttataattaataaaatatttatatttatattttctaaaataatagACATTttgcttaaattatttatgTTCACAAGGTTCACTTCtaaaaactagtagtattatCTTATAAAAAGTTATTAAAACTTTACTCAAATACTTTTATATCCAAAAGATTTATTTCTAaactatataatttttatttagtcGTTATATTGGCGTCTATACAAGACATTTATATTTAAGACAATGAAAAAGATTGTTTGGATATTTTTTCGTACCCCCGAATCCAAAATCCTGAAAACTTCAATGCcccacacatatttatatacataCACTTGAAACTAAATAACTTGATTACCTAGCTAATAAGTGATAGTACATGAATCGTGATTTATCTTGAATCCCAATAACTTGATAGCCTAGCTAAACACGAATCATGGAGTGTAACTAATATTGAACCAATAAATAGTTTAACGTAAAAGAATATGTTAGGATTATTATATTTGAAAaacttaattattatttataaactaaaaataaaatataaacatttcaATACATTtttaagtactactactattttaataaaaaaaacttcatgctctctccgtccgtgaaatgttgtccaattttgccattttggtttgTCCATGAAAAGTTATccaatttactttttttctacttttgataAATGGACTCTACTTTCTATCAACTATTTACACTctcattctattataaaactaatatataagttCGACTctcatttcactaactttttctactaatttttctttacatttcttaaaattcgtgccgaaTCAAACTTGAACAATATTTTatgaacagagggagtatatagcaggagtagcaatttattcatctagagcctttgtcctagcggcaaggagtttagacattattgcatgaaaCGTAGTCTATTAAAGTTTGGGCCCAAATAAGGAAAACAAAGTAAAGAAACAATAATTTCGGCTAAGGTAACAATAATTTTGgcccaaaaaaaaaggaaaaaatgaaaagcCCTAATTTCCTAATTTCATTCATCTTTCTTATTCTTAAACGCGAAATCCACCATTCCTCTCTTCTAAATTCCTTCAAACTTCAAAGGATCTTCGCTCAACTCCGAAACCCAAATTTCGATCTCCACCAATCCCCTTCACACTCCTCGATACGTCACAATTCGAAGTCAGTTGATTGAGCTTGCTGGGTTTGATTGAAGGTTTTTCTTTAAAATCCACAATGAGTTTTTCCTTCTCCATCAACGCCAAATCCCAATCCAATCGACTGAAAAAGCCGTCCAATGCGGCGGCCGGCTCTCCCTCCGTCAATTTTGTCAGTGAATTCCGCTCCGACGAGCCCCCGCCGGCGGAGGAATCCAAAATCAAACCGATTGCTCCAATCCCCAACGCGTGGCGCCCTAATAAAAAGCTCAAAAACCTCCATACTCTCCCGCCGATTTCCAAACCGGACGGCGAGGATGCGGCTGTACAATTCGAGCTGGATCCTGGCTCTAATCCCGAACCCACCGATACTTCCACTGGCTATGGCCTCAATCTCCGGGAACCCTCGGCCGCTGTGAGCGTTGCTCCTAATGGTAATTATGAAACGATTTCGGATATGGAGTTGAGGAGGTTGAGAGAGGATTTGGGGAACTTACCGGATGGTCCGGGGTTGGATGAATTCGAAGATGTTCCGGTGGAGGGGTTTGGTGCAGCGTTGCTATCGGGGTACGGTTGGAAAGAGGGTAGAGGGATTGGCCGCAATGCGAAGGAGGATGTGAAGGTTGCTGAGGTTACGAGGAAGAGAGATAGAGGTGGATTAGGTTTCACTGATGAGCTTCCAGTGCCGGAGAAACAGATTAGCACCAATGGTAATGCCGGTGCGAATCCTGTGACGGCCAATGGGAAGGCGGAGAAGATGAAGGGGGTGAAAGAGAAGGATACGAAAGGGTTTGTTAAAGAAAAGGAAGTTATGATAGTAAATGGGAGGGAGATGGGTATGAAAGGTAGAATCTTGGAGGTGAGAAATGGTGGAGAGCTATTAGTTGTGAGGATGTCAAAGAGCAATGAAAAGGTGAAAGTTcggagtagggatgtggtggaGGTGGGTTTGGCGGGGGAGGAGAAGTGTATTAGAAAATTGAAGGAATCGAGGGTTAAAGAGAGTGATATGCGTAGAGATAAAAATGATAGGAAGAGTGGAGAACAGAAGGTGAAGGCAAGGAATGAGAGAGTGGATTGGTTGAGGAATCATATAAGGGTAAGGATTGTTAGTCAGGAATTGAAGGGTGGGAGATTATACTTGAAGAAAGGGGTTGTTATGGATGTCGTGGGGCCGGGTGTTTGTGACATATCGGTTGATGAGAGCAAGGAGTTGGTGCAAGGGGTCGATCAGGATTTACTAGAGACTGCTCTTCCAAAGCGCGGAGGACCTGTCCTTGTTTTGTGTGGCAGGCACAAGGGTGTGTATGGTACTCTGCTGGAACGGGATTCAGAAAAGGAAACTGGTCTGGTTAGGGATGCTGATACTCATGAGCTGCTGAATGTGAAGCTTGAGCAGGTTGCAGAGTACACGGGAGATCCAAGCGATATTGGTTATTAAGCACCGACTTCCTTATTGTTAGCCTTGCTGGTGTAAGGTATAACTAAAGCCTACCCTTGTCACTGTTTTATTGTATGCAGAACTTCAAATCTTTCAACTCTTTTGCTATTATTGTTGTAGATGCAAAATTTATGTCTCAACTATGGAGAATCTCTTTTTACTATGACTTGATGTATTATTTCAAAGTTATACTGTCTAAGCTTGTCATCTAAATACACCAGCAAGTCCAATCCTAAATGAAAGTTATATCAAAGTTTAAGTTGGGAGCTTGTCATCTAAATACACTCTTGGGATAAAACTGCGTAGTATTGTTAGCTCATTTGGGATCTGTTCAGTGAAATGCTTAGGTGAAGACGTGAAGTCCAATCCTAAATGAAAACTGGCTTGCCCCAGTGGATGCAGGGAGGGGTTCTTCCACCTTCTGGAGGCTCGGCCTCTTCCACCACTGAAAGGACTTGAGGCTTTGATGATGGCTCCTGTAGGTATGGGATCTCCACTGGTGCCATATAAGAAGTGGGAGTGTATTAAGGGGGTTTTTCTTGCCTTCCCATCTCCTCTTTTTTGTGATTTTAATGTATGGAGTCCTCATCAGGTTCCTTGTACCATTACGACCTCCTCCTATCCTCCTGAATCTCATCAAGCCTATTCTCTTATGTAACTCACCGACAAATCTATACCTTTTTTCCTTGTTACTTAATTTGAGTTGTTTAATGGTTTATGCAAAAGGTCTATTAATAATTGTGCACTCACTTTACAAGTACTAATTACAATGAGATCACAAATAATATATAACTCACTGTGCCCAAACATTCCAATTCGGCTAAGTAACTTTTGCATTCATTTGTGGAATTAGAACCAAGATACACATGAAAGGAAAGAAGCAGCATTCAAGAAGCCAATACCAATAAACAATTCCAGTTGAGTATCTACACAGATCACAAACAAAGCTGGACTCGATACAAAATAGCACTCAGAATAACACCACGTATATAGTAATTCCACTCAATCACGCAGACGCTGAAAACGAAAAACCAGCATAGTGCACGTCCAACTTTTTTGCTGAGCCCAGGTTTGTACTGGCGAGCTGCACCAACAACCATCCAGCTAAATTAAATCAGCCACATTCATTGGCATCTCGTCGATCTGTGTACTGTAGTACTGTTCGATATCTCTTAGGATTTTGATATCGTCACTTTTGACAAAATTTATGGCAACACCCTGCACAAACAAACCACATATGTTAGTACGATGGCAGCAGTAACAGAAACACAGGCAGTTGATTTAAAGAAATGCTCTATTTTTTTAGCCAAGTTGATCAAAAGCATTTTTTCACCTTTCTTCCAAAACGCCCAGACCGCCCAATGCGGTGAATGTAAAGCTCACGGTTGTTGGGAAGATCATAATTAATCACCAAAGATACCTGTTAAATGAAAACAAGTTTATCAAACATTCTGTATTAGAGACAACGCAGAGATGTGAGATGATGAACGATCcctaaaacaaacaaaaattcAAGAAGATTTAAGACTGGTTGCATCATCAATCATAGATCAGCTAAGGTTTTGAAGTTAACAATAATAGCTCTGTATAGAATATGCCACTTAGAAATCCAAAATAACATTGTTGATCAAATTTAAGACACTACATACCTTCTAATGTGGAACACTGAACATACAAATATGAAGAATTCACTACTGCCTAGTAAACAGAGAATGTTCATAGCCATCAAGTCCGTTATATAATTAATAGAGCTGACACTAAGTAGATCAGTTAGATGCTGTAAATTAAGATTTGGTGGACTGGAGATTGCAAGAGAAAAGCAAATTAAGAACATTGGATGAGAAACTTCTCATAATAAAGACATAGTCCTCAAACGATATGGTTACCTGTTGGACATCCAATCCCCTGGCCCATACATCTGTTGTGATAAGAACCCGAGTCTGGCCAGACCTAAACTCTCCCATAATTGCATCACGTTCCTTTTGTGGCATATCTCCGTGCATAGATGAGACAGTAAAGTTATTCTCACGCATTTTTGCTGTTAACCAATCCACCTGTCAAAAACAAGGGGGGAAATTTTGcataaatagtactactaattagaAATATTGTGAGAAGGGAAGAATAAAGTgagctactccctccgtcccagtttaggagtgcaatttagttagggcacgggttttaagaaattgttgtagtgtgtaataattgaagtaagGTTgtggttgttggagtgtgtaataattgaagtgaggtagtggaaagtgagacccttttaactttttgtatgtttaggattttgttttgttttatttttatgaaagtaatgtcatttgagtgtaaatttcatcaacaatgaggttaaattttatgtccaaatatggtaaattctaaatgtgactcttaaactgggacggacggaaatggcaAAACAGGACTCTTAAaccgggacagagggagtatttaataagCAACAGAAAAATGTCAGATAGTACTCATCACCATTCAAAGAAAGGGAAGGTAACTGAAGAATTGGAATAAACATTAAGGTAATTGAGGAATTTTTAATGGATTCTAGAATGCAGGGCAATCAAAACAACAATTTACTAACAGAATAGCAAACACTAACATTAAGTAATGAGAATGTGAATGGCAAATTACCTTCCGTTTGGTGTTACAGAAGATAACAGCCTGAGTGATTGTAAGGGTATCATATAAATCACATAGAGTATCAAATTTCCACTCTTCTCTTTCTACGGCGACAAAGAATTGTTTAATGCCCtgtcataaacaaaacatggagaatcaaacaacaaaagtaaaagttacGAAAAAAACACAGAAGCCCgtaatagtaaaaataaaagcaaaTGTACCTCAAGAGTCAATTCATCACGCTTTACAAGGATACGAACTGGGTCAGTCATGAATTTGCTTGTGATCTCCAATATTTCATTTGGAAGGGTAGCAGAAATTAACACCACCTACAGCACCAGTTGCAATAAATCAAGTACTATTTTAAAAACAGACAACATCCAAGATTCACATGAGCATTAGCCACACACCATGATAAACCACAAATTAGAAGCACAAAGGAAcaggaaaagaaaaaatgatgaACCCATGAAGAGAGATCTTTGTACAAATCAGCTAAAGGTGCTCTTCAGATATGACATCAAATATGCTTGTGGCTGTAGCAAACCAACTACATTATTccttaattaaaatattctacTACTACTTCTAAATAAATCTACaataaaatagaagataaaTCACTGAACAATTGACTACTGCATCATAGCATGTGGAGCCCAAACTTGTAGAAATGAATTTAAATACATACATGCACATAGAGATCACCTGAAGATCTGGTGGAAGATATCTGTAGACATCATAAATCTGATCCTTAAATCCCCTGCTCAGCATTTCATCAGACTCATCCTGACGATATTAAAGAGAGCAAATGTTGTAAGAACCATTACAATATCATGTCATGGAAATTGAATTAGCACAAAAAATAACTCACCAAGATTAATAATTTGATTGCTCTAGTGCGTAGTGTTCTCCTCTTGATCATATCACAGACTCTGCCAGGAGTGCCCGACACCACTTGAACTCCATGCTCTAGTTTTCTAATATCTTCGCCAACACTTTTGCCTCCAACACAAGCATGAGCTTGCACATTTATATAGTCACCAATTGCCAATATCACTTTCTCTGTCTGGGAAGCTAACTCTCGCGTAGGTGATAGTATCAACGCTTGAACTctaattttaagaaaaaatcAACATTAAAAGATAATCGCATTTGATATTGAATTATGCTGTTTATCATAATGCAGTTTCAATTGACCCAAAGGCACGGATCAAGAAACTATAACCATCTCAATTCAAAACCATatcaatttatattaaaaagcAGGGAACGTACTCTGAAGACTTGGTATCGACAATCTGGCAAACAGAGAGCGCGATCATGGAAGTCTTGCCGGTACCGGACTGCGCCTGAGCAATGACGTCACGTCCGGAGATGATCGGCACAAGCGCCCGCTGCTGAATAGCGGAAGGCTTTTCGAAGCCGTAGTTGTAGGTTCCTCTGAGGAGATCTTCCTTTATACCCATCTCGTCGAAGCTCAAAATCGGCTCAACACCTTTCGAAGTCTCGAACACGAGCTTGGAATCGTCTTCCATTGCTGGGCGCCGGGAGCCGCCGCCTCTCTGGATCCCCGCCATATTGCCTGAGTGAATTTCGCCGGTTGAAAAAAGCCCTAGTTTAggtttttccccccaaaatgattttttttggtGACAACGTGGAGGCAGATAATGTAGTCAGAATTAAACTCTGATTTATTCgtaatcgatttttttaatactaatttaaaataaataaatatataatataattatcttGTTCTAATAATTTAAGAAATAAGATTAACGTtttaggattgtgatcaagatagaaccattcttaaacgtagaaccattcttaaacgtagaacaaatgtcaaacggaggtcgttagatcttttaatccaatggtgttgatttgcacaacaacttcccattacaaccaaaactattattaatgggtgaatgcagataagtgaaaaaataaagcatgcattgactcttcttcgtttcattcattcttccatcaacatgtgagttttttcacatgttgagtccggaatgtcgtgaaaacatagtctaatatgtatgatttttaatcttgaccgtcattttttcctcatccaatgaataaaatatgtagagttctaggttctacacttaagaatggttctatctttaacgcaaccctaacgttttaaaattaaaaatatgtagaTTTAGAAAAAAAGTACTTCCTCCATCCATACTAGTAAAATCATTTTGGTACATTGTATACTAGTGGAGTCATttaaaagtcaacatatttcttctcacatactttattttctattactccctctatttctctatagttgagtcatttttccatttttggaagttttctcatagttgagtcatttccctatatagtaatttttttctctttcatactttactttttcttactttattctctctattttttctcctatcttactttttatctattaatttaacacattcaacatccatttcttaaactccgtgccgaaaagttttgcctcaactatgaagaaacggagggagtactttattttctcttcatctttctacctttttcatttcctactttattcttcatttacttaacaCACTTAATGGAGTACTACAATTTTTCTTACATCGCGTGACGAAAATAAACGCCTTCACTACCACAGAATGAATGGAGTAGTAACTTTTTATTATTTACATATGAgggaacatttttttttattcgcGGACTTTGATAAGGTATCAATCTTGGTATGtaacatttgaaaataaattttgagATCTATTACTTCAATATAATATAGTTTGTgctatttttttactatttcaaaTTGATTTGGATGCAAATACCCT
Encoded proteins:
- the LOC121779635 gene encoding protein MOS2-like, giving the protein MSFSFSINAKSQSNRLKKPSNAAAGSPSVNFVSEFRSDEPPPAEESKIKPIAPIPNAWRPNKKLKNLHTLPPISKPDGEDAAVQFELDPGSNPEPTDTSTGYGLNLREPSAAVSVAPNGNYETISDMELRRLREDLGNLPDGPGLDEFEDVPVEGFGAALLSGYGWKEGRGIGRNAKEDVKVAEVTRKRDRGGLGFTDELPVPEKQISTNGNAGANPVTANGKAEKMKGVKEKDTKGFVKEKEVMIVNGREMGMKGRILEVRNGGELLVVRMSKSNEKVKVRSRDVVEVGLAGEEKCIRKLKESRVKESDMRRDKNDRKSGEQKVKARNERVDWLRNHIRVRIVSQELKGGRLYLKKGVVMDVVGPGVCDISVDESKELVQGVDQDLLETALPKRGGPVLVLCGRHKGVYGTLLERDSEKETGLVRDADTHELLNVKLEQVAEYTGDPSDIGY
- the LOC121779636 gene encoding eukaryotic initiation factor 4A-3-like → MAGIQRGGGSRRPAMEDDSKLVFETSKGVEPILSFDEMGIKEDLLRGTYNYGFEKPSAIQQRALVPIISGRDVIAQAQSGTGKTSMIALSVCQIVDTKSSEVQALILSPTRELASQTEKVILAIGDYINVQAHACVGGKSVGEDIRKLEHGVQVVSGTPGRVCDMIKRRTLRTRAIKLLILDESDEMLSRGFKDQIYDVYRYLPPDLQVVLISATLPNEILEITSKFMTDPVRILVKRDELTLEGIKQFFVAVEREEWKFDTLCDLYDTLTITQAVIFCNTKRKVDWLTAKMRENNFTVSSMHGDMPQKERDAIMGEFRSGQTRVLITTDVWARGLDVQQVSLVINYDLPNNRELYIHRIGRSGRFGRKGVAINFVKSDDIKILRDIEQYYSTQIDEMPMNVADLI